A region of Lycium barbarum isolate Lr01 chromosome 3, ASM1917538v2, whole genome shotgun sequence DNA encodes the following proteins:
- the LOC132633346 gene encoding protein MLN51 homolog, with protein sequence MASVGEAEVEYESDPEEAKLSLKMRRREASDDEDVEETQSRDKIESDGESEGQGAAANYDEDEEEEQEEEYDDEEYVEDDEAYEEEEEEEEEVGGGVPEEIVKEVEAVVAGEEGTGIGDGNENNVQVEEEKKQNEPYAVPTAGAFYMHDDRFRDNAGGGRNRRTFGGRKLWESKDDRKWGHDKFEELSVEERHYEEGRRGSRGRYRGRGRGRGPERGTVRGRRPKAYVNDSNRDNNNSLKIQNNASKGMRGRGPRRYRPSSKDNIDAPAPPNKQSGLSVEKHSYHSTAKPSAPVSNVENDAVTAAKQGFVSSLNSASPPFYPSSSSAKETTMTHKRELQTGASSHSVQPSVLGDSSAAAQSTSVLRGKKASDSISLDKLNIANPITAVASKVSPGLQLAPGSSTISPTQSQPLRGQGRGFNPMPNVNYQSPVINNQFNRVSQPTNLPSTQRNPVLGRGQPSFQATGHQFAQRSGTRSQGSSPPKTGQSISETVEFESSSDTSKSKNALVAKGKGTLQSTGKGSVLYGGAQVMGAPGSMGRGDQNFAATPAFLPVMQFGGQHRGGIPAVGMAFPGYVGQPQLGLGNSEMTWLPVLAGAAGALGAAYCSPYISVDGAYHARPSGQLSSLIAAPSKENNTSKPNNESMPQQRPELSNDDLGQRQKNPRRYTEMKFDQ encoded by the exons GAAGAAGAATACGACGACGAAGAGTATGTCGAGGACGATGAAGCTtatgaggaggaggaggaggaggaggaggaagtaGGTGGCGGTGTTCCCGAGGAAATTGTTAAGGAGGTTGAGGCAGTAGTTGCGGGAGAAGAAGGAACGGGGATTGGTGATGGCAATGAGAATAATGTGCAGGTTGAGGAGGAGAAGAAACAGAATGAACCTTATGCTGTGCCCACTGCTGGAGCGTTTTATATGCACGATGATAGGTTTCGAGACAATGCTGGTGGTGGGAGAAACAG GCGTACTTTTGGTGGAAGGAAGTTATGGGAATCCAAAGATGATCGGAAATGGGGACATGACAAATTCGAAGAGTTGAGTGTGGAGGAGAGGCATTATGAAGAG GGTAGGAGGGGTTCAAGGGGTCGTTATCGAGGCCGAGGTAGAGGGCGAGGGCCTGAACGTGGAACTGTCCGAGGACGAAGACCGAAAGCATATGTCAATGACAGCAATCGGGACAACAATAACAGCCTGAAGATTCAGAATAATGCTTCAAAAGGTATGAGAGGTCGGGGTCCAAGAAGGTATCGACCCTCATCTAAGGACAACATTGATGCACCCGCTCCACCAAACAAACA ATCTGGTCTGTCAGTTGAGAAACATTCATATCATAGCACAGCCAAACCATCGGCTCCTGTATCAAATGTAGAAAATGATGCAGTGACAGCTGCTAAGCAAGGGTTTGTGTCAAGCTTGAATTCTGCTTCTCCTCCATTTTACCCCTCTAGTTCCTCCGCTAAAGAGACCACTATGACACACAAGAGGGAACTGCAAACTGGGGCAAGTAGCCACAGTGTTCAGCCTTCTGTCTTAGGAGATAGTTCTGCTGCCGCACAATCAACTTCAGTGTTGCGAGGGAAGAAAGCCAGTGATTCAATTAGCCTTGACAAACTTAATATTGCTAATCCTATTACTGCAGTAGCTTCGAAGGTTTCACCCGGTTTGCAGTTGGCTCCTGGTTCCTCGACAATAAGTCCTACTCAGTCGCAGCCATTGAGAGGCCAAGGAAGAGGATTTAATCCAATGCCAAATGTGAATTACCAATCTCCTGTAATAAATAACCAATTCAACAGAGTTTCTCAGCCAACAAATCTCCCGTCTACTCAAAGAAATCCTGTTCTAGGTCGAGGGCAACCTTCTTTCCAAGCTACTGGTCACCAGTTTGCTCAGCGATCTGGTACTAGATCTCAAGGTTCATCTCCTCCGAAAACTGGACAATCTATCTCTGAAACTGTAGAGTTTGAATCTTCTTCCGATACAAGTAAGTCAAAGAATGCTCTGGTTGCAAAAGGAAAAGGCACTCTTCAGAGCACTGGAAAGGGATCAGTTCTCTACGGTGGAGCTCAGGTTATGGGTGCACCTGGAAGCATGGGTAGGGGTGATCAGAACTTTGCTGCAACACCAGCCTTTTTGCCAG TCATGCAATTTGGTGGCCAGCACCGTGGTGGCATTCCTGCTGTTGGCatggcctttcctggatatgttggTCAGCCTCAACTTGGTTTGGGAAATTCTGAGATGACATG GTTGCCAGTTTTAGCTGGGGCTGCTGGAGCATTAGGTGCAGCATACTGTTCGCCATATATTTCTGTCGATGGTGCTTATCATGCTCGCCCATCCGGGCAACTATCTTCTCTCATTGCTGCTCCAAG CAAAGAGAATAATACCAGTAAACCAAATAATGAGAGCATGCCCCAACAGAGACCAG AGCTCTCAAATGATGACTTGGGCCAGCGTCAGAAGAATCCTCGCAG ATATACAGAGATGAAGTTCGATCAGTGA
- the LOC132633347 gene encoding uncharacterized protein LOC132633347 — protein MEELRPSPLRLNGPVKSTLSGRSTPRGSGSPSFRRLNSGRTPRRDGKSNAFTSQWFRSNRIILWLLLITLWAYGGFYVQSRWAHGDNKEGIFGGSVDDVANVTSQPKEKTGKSKRILVANEDSLTIKPPSNKTQGNSMDMDVVLAKQAKSVVSTKKKSKKSTRASRRKTRGKKKVVAEVKNDDAEVEEEEIPKRNTTYGLLVGPFGSIEDKILEWSPEKRSGTCDRKSQFARLVWSRKFVLILHELSMTGAPLAMLELATELLSCGATVYVVPLSKRGGLMSELSRRKIKVLEDKSDVSFKTAMKADLIIAGSAVCASWIEQYAARTVLGSSQIAWWIMENRREYFDRAKLAFNRVKKLIFLSESQSKRWLAWCEEEHIQLKTQPALIPLSVSDELAFVAGIPCSLSTPLFSPEKMLEKRQLLRNFVRKEMALTDNDMLVVSLSSINPGKGQFLLLETTRLLIEGAPPLNRSAVKSQDYHKRTLLHNWKQFGEWKKESENNSKVLQLPQLFSKGVNYKAGNENDRGTRKLFSIDEGKKGEKLRVLIGSVGSKSNKVPYVKALLNFLNQHSNLSNTVLWTPSTTRVAALYAAADAYVMNSQGLGETFGRVTIEAMAFGLPVLGTDAGGTKEIVEHNVTGLLHSLGRPGAQVLAHNLQYLLNNPSEGQRMGSNGRKKVEDMYLKKHMYKRFGEVLYDCMRIK, from the exons ATGGAGGAACTAAGACCGTCACCCTTGAGGCTAAATGGTCCCGTAAAGTCCACATTGTCAGGAAGATCAACTCCTAGAGGATCAGGATCCCCTTCCTTCAGGAGATTAAACTCTGGACGTACCCCACGAAGAGATGGTAAAAGTAATGCCTTCACTTCTCAGTGGTTTAGAAGTAACCGTATTATACTTTGGTTGCTTCTGATTACCCTTTGGGCATATGGAGGATTTTATGTCCAGTCAAGATGGGCTCATGGAGACAACAAGGAAGGAATCTTTGGAGGATCTGTAGATGATGTTGCCAATGTAACTTCTCAACCAAAGGAAAAAACGGGAAAAAGTAAACGAATTCTAGTTGCAAATGAGGATTCTTTAACAATAAAGCCTCCAAGTAATAAAACACAAGGCAATTCAATGGATATGGATGTAGTCTTGGCTAAACAGGCCAAGAGTGTGGTATCTACTAAAAAGAAGAGCAAGAAATCTACACGTGCTTCTCGTAGGAAGACTCGTGGTAAAAAGAAGGTGGTGGCAGAAGTGAAAAATGATGATGCGGAAGTTGAAGAAGAGGAAATACCCAAGCGAAATACTACCTACGGCCTACTTGTTGGTCCATTTGGGTCAATAGAGGACAAGATTTTGGAGTGGAGTCCTGAAAAGCGATCAGGGACATGCGATAGGAAAAGCCAGTTTGCACGTCTTGTTTGGTCAAGGAAGTTTGTGCTGATCCTCCATGAACTATCTATGACTGGTGCTCCACTTGCCATGTTGGAATTGGCTACAGAGCTTTTAAGCTGTGGGGCTACAGTTTATGTTGTACCTCTCAGCAAAAGAGGGGGTTTGATGTCAGAACTATCTAGAAGAAAGATCAAAGTACTAGAAGACAAGTCAGACGTCAGCTTCAAAACAGCCATGAAAGCAGATCTTATTATTGCAGGCTCTGCAGTGTGTGCATCATGGATAG AACAATATGCAGCACGTACTGTGCTAGGTTCAAGTCAAATTGCTTGGTGGATCATGGAAAACCGGCGGGAATACTTCGATCGGGCTAAACTTGCTTTCAACCGAGTGAAGAAACTTATCTTTCTTTCTGAATCACAGTCTAAGCGCTGGTTAGCTTGGTGTGAGGAAGAACATATACAGCTCAAAACTCAGCCTGCACTGATTCCACTTTCTGTTAGTGATGAACTAGCTTTTGTAGCAGGCATCCCGTGCTCGCTGAGCACTCCGCTATTCAGTCCTGAGAAGATGCTGGAAAAGAGGCAGCTACTAAGAAATTTTGTTAGGAAAGAAATGGCGTTGACAGACAATGATATGCTTGTTGTGTCCTTGAGTAGTATAAACCCTGGAAAGGGTCAGTTTCTGCTTCTTGAAACAACACGCTTGCTGATTGAGGGAGCTCCTCCTCTAAATCGATCTGCTGTTAAAAGTCAAGATTATCACAAAAGGACATTGCTTCATAATTGGAAACAATTTGGTGAATGGAAAAAAGAATCTGAGAATAATTCTAAAGTGTTGCAGCTACCCCAGCTTTTCTCTAAGGGGGTTAACTATAAAGCTGGAAATGAAAATGATAGAGGAACTCGAAAGCTTTTCTCCATCGATGAAGGGAAGAAGGGAGAAAAGCTTAGGGTTCTTATTGGCTCAGTCGGATCCAAGAGCAACAAGGTGCCTTATGTTAAGGCACTTCTCAACTTTCTGAATCAGCATTCTAACTTGTCGAACACGGTACTATGGACTCCATCAACCACTCGTGTCGCTGCACTTTATGCTGCTGCAGATGCTTATGTAATGAATTCTCAG GGACTTGGAGAAACATTTGGGAGAGTAACAATTGAAGCAATGGCATTTGGTCTTCCA GTGCTGGGAACAGATGCTGGAGGCACAAAGGAGATCGTTGAACATAACGTAACAGGCCTTCTTCATTCTTTGGGACGTCCAGGTGCTCAAGTTCTCGCCCAC